A genomic segment from Peribacillus sp. ACCC06369 encodes:
- a CDS encoding MerR family transcriptional regulator — MAMKVKELADLVGISVRTLHYYDEIGLLSPEETTDSGYRLYSNDNLEMLQQILFFRELGMPLKEIKQMVSSSSFDKQEALRQHQKMLLEKRNQLDKLINTVDKSIKHMKGEIQMTNKEKFEGFDFSQNSYEEEARKLWGDKAVDESKAKVAGMSKDAQKVVSEIYIKLASMRNASPESEEAQEAIKEWYDCLNNNFGTYSLEAFKGLGQMYVDDQRFTKNIDQYGDGLAKFMCDAMGHFADANKN; from the coding sequence GTGGCAATGAAAGTGAAAGAACTGGCCGATTTAGTTGGCATTAGTGTGCGGACACTGCATTATTATGATGAAATCGGGTTATTATCGCCAGAGGAAACAACCGATTCGGGTTATCGCCTTTATTCGAATGATAATCTTGAGATGTTGCAGCAAATCCTGTTTTTTAGGGAACTCGGCATGCCATTAAAGGAAATCAAACAAATGGTAAGCAGCTCTTCGTTTGATAAACAAGAAGCGTTAAGGCAACATCAAAAAATGTTACTGGAGAAACGCAATCAACTTGATAAATTAATTAACACGGTCGATAAATCGATTAAGCATATGAAAGGGGAAATTCAAATGACGAATAAAGAAAAATTTGAAGGGTTTGACTTCAGCCAGAATTCATATGAAGAAGAAGCTCGCAAGCTTTGGGGGGATAAAGCTGTCGATGAGTCGAAAGCTAAAGTGGCGGGCATGTCCAAAGATGCACAAAAAGTTGTATCGGAAATCTATATAAAACTTGCGTCAATGCGAAATGCCTCGCCCGAGTCGGAGGAGGCACAAGAAGCGATTAAAGAATGGTATGACTGTTTGAACAATAACTTTGGAACATACTCATTGGAGGCTTTCAAAGGATTGGGTCAAATGTATGTGGATGATCAACGCTTCACCAAAAATATCGACCAATATGGTGATGGTTTAGCAAAATTCATGTGTGATGCGATGGGTCACTTTGCCGATGCTAACAAAAATTGA